AGGTTCCGTCCCGCCAGACGTTCTTCAAAATAAATTTCAAGCTGGGAATGGATCTGTCCCCAGTCCTGCCTGTGTCCGGTCCATTTTTTCGTGATATCCATGGTTGCCAGATACAGCATTTTCAAAAGGCTGTCATCCGACGGAAAAACCGTTTTGCTTTTGGTCACTTTCCGGAGCTGGCGGTTGAATCCTTCAATGGCATTTGTGGTATAAATCAGCCGTCTTACTGCCTCTGGATATTTGAAATAAGTGGACAGTGTTGCCCAGTTATCATGCCAGGATTTATAGATTTTCGGGTACTTGGAATCCCATTTATCCTTGAACAGTTCCAGTTCATTTAAAGCGGTTTCTTCCGTTGGAGCCGCATATACAAGCTTCAGATCAGCCATCAGTTTTTTGATATCTTTGTAAGAAACAAACTTCGTTGAATTACGGATCTGATGGATGATACACTGCTGAATCTCTGTTTTTGGATAAACAGCCTCGATTGCCTGTGGAAATCCATTTAAACCATCAACGCATGCAATCAGGATATCCTCAACGCCTCTGTTTTTTAATCCATTCATGATAGAAAGCCAGAACTTCGCACTTTCGTTTTCTCCAACATACATTCCAAGAACATCTTTTTTCCCATTCATATCGATACCAAGGGCAATGTAAACCGCACGTTTTACAATACGTCCTTCACTGCGGACGTGATAGTGGATTGCATCCATAAATACTACAGCATACACTTCTTCCAAAGGGCGTTCCTGCCATTCTTTTACAATCGGCAGGATTTTGTCTGTGATCCGGCTGATTGTGCTGTCAGAAATATCAATATCGTATAATTCACGCATGTGGGATTCAATGTCTCCAGTTGTCATTCCCTTGGCATACATGGAAAGTATTTTTTCTTCCATGTCCTGAGTTACGGTATTCTGATATTTTTTAATCAGCTGTGGTTCATAATCACCATTACGATCCCTTGGGATTGCCACATCCATATCTCCATAACTGGTGTGCATGGTTTTGCTGGAATGTCCATTTCTACTATTGTCTGTTTCTTTGTTTCGATAGTCGTACTTGGAATATCCTAATTCTTCATCCAGTTCTTCATCCAAAGCACCTTCCAAAATGACAGACATCATGTCACGCATGATACTGTTTACATCGGTGCCGTCTTTGATGCTGATATCATTATTCTTCAGATAATCACGCATCATTTCTCTCATTGCTGCTTTTTGTGGGCTGTCTTTTCTTCTTGCCATAAAAATAACCTCCAAACTGAGTAATTTTATCTTACATCAGTTTGGAGGTTTACACAAACTTTGGGATGCTCCCAAATGCCAAGTCAAGTACCAACCTGACCTGGCATTTCATTTTTTTGAATTTCCTTTTTGGATTTTCTATATGATATCGAACATATTCTATATGTCTATATCGTCATTTTCTATCACTGCTTTTGGATTCGTGTAGAACAATTCATTCATATAGTCCTCACCATACTTGCGTTCTATGTACTCAGCACACTCCCTGAGGTAAGGTGCTTTATCTTCTGAATCCAATGCATCTGATGCCACAAAATGAACCAATTCTTCCTTGAGAAGTTTTCTTGAAAAACTTTTGATATCATGTCCGAGACCTCCCACAACAGCCGCTGCACTTATCTGTACATATGCACCGAGCTGTATAAGCTCTTCCACCTTATCCTCATCGCTTTCAAGGCATTCATACTGCTCCACATCTGCTACAATCGGAATATATCCATCCATGTTGATATCTCTTATTGCTTCCGATATAGTCTCAAAATCTATATCGTACTGAAATCTGATCATGACATACTTGCTGTCAGCCATCGAATCCAGCTGACCAGAGATTATCTTCTGATGATTCTCATCATTGTATTCTATCTCTCTTCCAAGATATACCTTATAGTACGGATCTATCCTGCCAGCCTCTATGTTAAGCTGCTCCACGATCCTGTCCAGTTTGTCACCATCCATGATTGGATTCTTCTTGTTATATGGCGGTGTCGCCACTATTGTACGAATTCCCTCATCATAGGCAATTCTGAGCATCTCTGCTGCTTCTCTCAAATCGTCCGGGCCATCTTCCATCCCTGGCAGTATATGACAGTTAATGTCAATCAATCCCTTTATTTCCTGCCCGGGAGGATTTGTTCCATCAGTTTTCATATATATCTCCATTCTTTATAGTATACAACGCTTATTATTTGGCAAGTATACTACTCAGCCTCCTTTTTTGCAAGGTAATCGTTGATCTCCTGTTCAAGCTCAA
This sequence is a window from Coprococcus eutactus. Protein-coding genes within it:
- a CDS encoding IS256 family transposase — translated: MREMMRDYLKNNDISIKDGTDVNSIMRDMMSVILEGALDEELDEELGYSKYDYRNKETDNSRNGHSSKTMHTSYGDMDVAIPRDRNGDYEPQLIKKYQNTVTQDMEEKILSMYAKGMTTGDIESHMRELYDIDISDSTISRITDKILPIVKEWQERPLEEVYAVVFMDAIHYHVRSEGRIVKRAVYIALGIDMNGKKDVLGMYVGENESAKFWLSIMNGLKNRGVEDILIACVDGLNGFPQAIEAVYPKTEIQQCIIHQIRNSTKFVSYKDIKKLMADLKLVYAAPTEETALNELELFKDKWDSKYPKIYKSWHDNWATLSTYFKYPEAVRRLIYTTNAIEGFNRQLRKVTKSKTVFPSDDSLLKMLYLATMDITKKWTGHRQDWGQIHSQLEIYFEERLAGRNL
- a CDS encoding CpsB/CapC family capsule biosynthesis tyrosine phosphatase, giving the protein MKTDGTNPPGQEIKGLIDINCHILPGMEDGPDDLREAAEMLRIAYDEGIRTIVATPPYNKKNPIMDGDKLDRIVEQLNIEAGRIDPYYKVYLGREIEYNDENHQKIISGQLDSMADSKYVMIRFQYDIDFETISEAIRDINMDGYIPIVADVEQYECLESDEDKVEELIQLGAYVQISAAAVVGGLGHDIKSFSRKLLKEELVHFVASDALDSEDKAPYLRECAEYIERKYGEDYMNELFYTNPKAVIENDDIDI